The DNA window TCAAGGTAATATTAATTCCAATACTGGGTCTAATAACTCAGACGTTAACCATGTGAAGACTACCATCATAACTTCTACcacaaaatattataataaagatggTAAAAACAGTCATTCTCAAGCTGCAACACCTGCCAAATCTAAACAAATTACCCAAGAAGCTCCAGCTAACAACAGAGGTACTAACAAATATTTGTCTGACAGTGAAAATGCTGCCGCTGCTACTGCTGCTTCTGTTGCCGCTGCTCATCACACTGTTTCCTCTGGTAACACTAATGCTGGAAACAATGCCACTACTTATTATAACAATACTCACAGAAACACTGATAATGATCAAAAACTAAACACCAATAGCAATACTTCCAGTTATTTCAAGAACGATCAGAATGCCAATCCATCAGCACAAACAAGTAAAACCTGGAATTCTGAGGCAACTGCCGTCGATAATGCTATCAAAAAACCTAATTTGGTAAATTCAAAAACTTTACCTGCTACTGCTAATGATActgatgattttattaataaaagccATGAACATGAAATTAAGAGCACTTTGGAAAAGACTCCTGGGTACTTCGTcacttcttcttcttcttctggAAGTTACAAGACTCCTGCTAAGCCAACTAGTTCCACCGTTGATCACGAAAAGAGTGCCACCAAAGGTTATGattatgattatgataAGCAATATCCTGTCTTAGATTCtcaagaaaaacaaaaagacaGTGCCACTGATAGTTTAAACAAAAGCCTtaataatggaaaaaaggatgtttcaaattcttcttcttcttctccaaATTATGGATCTGAGGTTAAAAACAGGCTTGATGAGCAATTTAAGCACGATGCTAAAGCCACTTCAAATCCAAACAAAAGTTATGGTACTTCTGGGACAGGTACTTTGAACGGCGGTTATGAGGGTGCCTATGGATCCAATAAGGATAGATCACATAACAATACCGACGCCAATCAAAGTAAGACTGTTAGTAATCCAACTTTTGAAACAGAGAAGGATAACAAGAGCAGTGGCGGATGGCTCAACAGTGCTTTATCAGCTATTGGATTATCCAAGAATGAAAATCAGAATGAAAAGACTGATCATGTTGATGGAAATAAACAGGTTGATTATAGGGACAAAAAGGACGATGTAACTTACCCAAACACACAAGAAAGCAACAAAGttgttaataacaatgacaaTTTTTCTAGTATGAATGATGATAACAACCTCTACAATTCTCCAAAGTACGTGAATGATTATGATCGTGACTTACATAATTCTCCAGACAATCTAACTGGTGATATTGCTCAAggtaaaaaatattctcCCAAGAATTTGACTGCTAGTCGTGACCATTACGATGAATATGACGATAGTAACTTAGAACAAATCAGTACTCCTATTGCTGCCAGTACTAATAGGAATTACTCTGGTTCTAAAGCAACTAATAAGCAGCCAGTGGTCACCTCCAACCAGGACAATAAGACTACCTTGTATGGTACAAACACTCATCCAAAGAAATCATCTAAAAACTCATCTGATTCGCCTCTTAATGATACTGCTGGCTATCAAACTTCTACTAACAAGCCAGTAGTTACCTCCAACGAGGACAATAGGTATGGTACTGACAATAAGACTACCTTGTATGGTACAAACACTCATTCAAAGAAATCATCTAAAAGCTCATCTGATTCGCCTCTTAATGATACTGCTGGCTATCAAACTTCTACTAACAAGCCAGTAGTTACCTCCAACGAGGACAATAGGTATGCTACTGACAATAAGACTACCTTGTATGGTACAAACACTCATCCAAAGAAATCATCTAAAAACTCATCTGATTCGCCTCTTAATGATACTGCTGGCTATCAAACTTCTACTAACAAGCCAGTAGTTACCTCCAACGAGGACAATAGGTATGCTACTGATAATAAGACTACTTTGCATGGTACAAACACTCATTCAAAGAAATCATCTAAAAGCTCATCTGATTCGCCTCTTAATGATACTGCTGGCTATCAAACTTCTACTAACAAGCCAGTAGTTACCTCCAACGAGGACAATAGGTATGGTACTGACAATAAGACTACCTTGTATGGTACAAACACTCATTCAAAGAAATCATCTAAAAGCTCATCTGATTCGCCTCTTAATGATACTGCTGGCTATCAAACTTCTACTAACAAGCCAGTAGTTACCTCCAACGAGGACAATAGGTATGGTACTGACAATAAGACTACCTTGTATGGTACAAACACTCATTCAAGGAAATCATCTAAAGGCCCATCTGATTCGCCTCTTAATGATACTGCTGGCTATCAAACTTCTACTAACAAGCCAGCAGTTACCTCCAACGAGGACAATAGGTATGCTACTGACAATAAGAATACCTTGCAAGGTACAAATACTCGTTCAAGGAAATCATCTAAAGGCTCATCTGATTTGCCTCTTAATGATACCGAGTTCTCCGATGTTGGTTACAAAACTTCCACAAAGACAACGACTGGTACATTTTTGGGTGAAAAAATCAACATTGTGGATGCCTTTAAAAGTTcaggaagaagaaaatcTAGTATCAGTAGTAATGAAATAAGCACTAATAGATTGACGACATCTACCAGCCATGGAACTAATACTATTTCTGGTAATGATAGTACCACCCGTAAACTTAAGGAATCAATTGATTTAAATAGAAGGGAATTTGGCAATTGTAACAGCTTAGTTGATCCTTCTAAGCCAACTTATAGTATTGATAACATTAAAACTGATTATAGTGCTAATGACAAATCGTCAGTCCCCAGAAGTATTGTCAATAACCAAAACGATCCTGAAAATGTTGGAGATGCTACTGCCACAGCTAGTACAACCGGTATTATGAATGGGAAGATTGGGAACCAAACCAATAAAGAGACCTCTATTTTGTGAAGCTAACTATATCATGTTTTTGGtttatacttttaaatttttattattttattttattttattttgaaactACATGATGCATTTCAATACACAGgaatggttttttttttttttttgcttttgaAATGGTATTGTTAGCTACTTTGTGTagaaactttatttttttataattattatatttagtGTACCCTACCTTTTTGGTAATGGCAGTGAACCTGGAGGTGGCAGACgcgtttcttttttttttttttttttaatttaaaactgttttttttattatgatttaaactctttttatattgtttattaGTTTGTCTTGTAGTTTGTAGTTTGTAGTTTTCTTCAATTGCATAGACAAACGACATTTGTCAGACCGCGGTGCACAagtcttttattattattaacacgacaaatataaataaatatacaaaatttgaaatctccgtgattttgattttggtGTAATAGAAATGATGcggttgttttttttaattttgttttttaattggcGGTAAAATCATAGGTAAAATCATGTTTAGCCGCCCAAGTGTTTAACGTGTCAAAAATGTGTGGCTTGTTTAACACGTATCGTTGTTGTATatcttaaaaataaatcactTATCTTCTCCCTCTTTTTCATCtatatttctatttctatttccatttccatttccatttcttttttgtgttACAGATTAAAATAAAGGTCAGTTTAGTTATATTCCAaagtttttcttgtttatcATCTATATCTATATCTATACACACATTATTTAATGATAATtctatatatacatatatatatatatatataaaagtacaaaaaatcaaagaaacaagaaatggttaaaaattacaataatTTCAGTTCTAATAGCAATATGACTTCTCCTGGTACTAACAATCGAACTACTATCGGCGGTAGCAGTGGCATTTCCatttacaataataacaacaataaaacaagagcaaaaaaaaaaaaaacaccaaaGTGTCCAGttttaacaacaacaataataacggAAACTCCAATAATATCAAACAATTTACTAATGCTAGTTACCAGAACAAATATGTCACtccatcatcatctttacCACAACTCCAGACACCTCTTAATGTCACgaataatatcaacaacaatgcTGCTCCCTGCCCAAACAACAATAGCAACAGCCAAAATTgcacaaatatttttaccaCTGCCAATGGTGCAAACACTAAAAACAACAGTGAGAATCTTAAGCACCTAGGTTCAACAAGTGGCGagtttaaatttaaaataagcagtaataatggcaatagtaataacatgactgaaattaaacaaaagttGACCTCAACTTCATTGCTATTATCAAAGTCAGTGCAAACTGTACCCATTTCAGAAATCCAATTGtcaaattcttttatttataataccaCTAATACCAACAACATTGGAAAAGATTTACcttttgatttaaaaaacaattctACTCTACTATTCACCCAGGAAAATCTTTATTCtgatactaatactaaCTGTAGTACTGATAGTACTACTAGCAGTAGAAGATCCAGCCAGATATCCACTGTTTCTTCCGTTTTTAGCGTTGACATGCCAACGAATGATGTAAAACGTTTTTATTCCAAatctattaataatgataagaAGGAAACAAAAGGGGGAAAACaggaaaaatataaaaaaaatgaatactattatgaaaaaaaaaataatagtattcTTCCAATGGATTTATCTAATATTACATTTGATACTGATGTTGGCAATAACAATTCTACGACTTCTATAGATTTGGGTCAAAAAAACTTGTCGTTAAATGAACAAcgaattataaaaaatttactaGATTGCTTAGATACACAAcagttattaaaaatgatatacGCGGCACCAGCTGTGGTTCCGTCAAAGTATGATCACGTTGATTCCAACGATTACAATCAAAACAAAAGGGATTACACTGGCTGGTTAGAAACACCTTCCTGTTGCAATTTAGATAGgaagatataaaaataagattaaataaagaaaattttattatccaaTTATCTATTAATGACCAAAGGTAGAGAAACTATGCCTTTATAAGATGATAGCTATTTACTTTGAATAAGcttttaaaagataattATAAAGCGCATGAGAGTATGTTTATTTAACCACATATGTGATTCTGCTGTGCGATAATTCTGCAAACACTGCTGGCAAAtcaaagacaaaaaaaaaaaaaacaaaaaaaaaaatcttttaactttaaataaaatattgataCCCGTGTTAAAATTCATTTACGGTTTTAAGAGACTATTATATAGATTAATAtgcatttttgtttttttttcccatttgCTCTAcgtacattttttttttttttttttttttttttatttgcttTCATTTGCTGTCATTATTTAATACATTATATGAGATTAACACTGTTatgatgttttttattattatcttagCTGTgctgaaatttttttcacatACGCAActtgttcttttttaagCCAGCGTATGTATCAGCACGAGGTGAATTGGTATTACCAGGTAGAGTTGTTTTTTGTGTCATTCATACTTTTCTATTTGATCTGCAGTGTATTCTGTGTGTACGTTAAAGGTACAGGTTAGTTAAATAATACGTTGCTCaggaaattaaaaattagaaaaaaaaaaaaaaaaaaaaaaaaagggttgAGTACATTTTAAGCTTGTATTTAAACCCATTGCTTTTATTACTGAGACATTAGTGATGGTATCTGCGCGAGCGACTTAGGAAAGGCAGGGAGAagtacctttttttttttttgttgttgttgttgtttttcctATTTAGGCTTTTAATCAACatgctttatttttatatgcTTTATCATTGATATGCTGAATAAAAGCGTAGCAAAAATGGTTCaggtatttttttgagGTTTATGTAACcactaaaaagaaaaaaaaaaataaataaataaataaataaataaactaaTCCAAGTATTTTTGTACGAAGGTGTATTTGTGTAATGCTGGAAATGAATtaccaaaataaataaagaatattattaaaacgttaaaaaaaaaaattttttttattttttttttctctcaaatgttttctattaaaactatttttcaatttttaagCTTTGCTCACCTCTGGAAAGGCTAACACTTTTTGCCTCCccttcttccttttcttctaccttttatttttttttttttttttattttttttttttactttactttacctttctttttatctCTTACCTTTGCTCATGTTTGAGGTGTTGCAACTTCATTTATACATTTGagtatttcttttctttttactttCACTCTTACTTTCCCTCTGACCTTctccatattttttttttgaataatctTAACTCTAATATAgttattttcctttctttcaattacaaaaaaaaatcaccaatattcttttttttttcctttttttttttcttctttcttttatttgtttatttttttttttatttttgtttttgtttttctgttttcttttcttcccATTTAGTTGTGAATATATACTAAAGGATTAAGAAGCATCACCAACAGTTACACCAAGAGAATTAACAAGAATACTAGCAACAGTAAAGGTATCTGCAAAAATTACTACTACGTAGAAACTacccttttcttttccccttggttttttattcatatttatatatatatatttcttttttttttttttttttttttttcctctatTGCACAACTAACTCAAACCaagaaattatattaaCAAACTAAACAACTaactaaaaaaacaaaaaaaaaaaacaaaaaaaaaaag is part of the Saccharomycodes ludwigii strain NBRC 1722 chromosome III, whole genome shotgun sequence genome and encodes:
- a CDS encoding uncharacterized protein (similar to Saccharomyces cerevisiae YMR173W | DDR48 | DNA Damage Responsive); this translates as MNDDNNLYNSPKYVNDYDRDLHNSPDNLTGDIAQGKKYSPKNLTASRDHYDEYDDSNLEQISTPIAASTNRNYSGSKATNKQPVVTSNQDNKTTLYGTNTHPKKSSKNSSDSPLNDTAGYQTSTNKPVVTSNEDNRYGTDNKTTLYGTNTHSKKSSKSSSDSPLNDTAGYQTSTNKPVVTSNEDNRYATDNKTTLYGTNTHPKKSSKNSSDSPLNDTAGYQTSTNKPVVTSNEDNRYATDNKTTLHGTNTHSKKSSKSSSDSPLNDTAGYQTSTNKPVVTSNEDNRYGTDNKTTLYGTNTHSKKSSKSSSDSPLNDTAGYQTSTNKPVVTSNEDNRYGTDNKTTLYGTNTHSRKSSKGPSDSPLNDTAGYQTSTNKPAVTSNEDNRYATDNKNTLQGTNTRSRKSSKGSSDLPLNDTEFSDVGYKTSTKTTTGTFLGEKINIVDAFKSSGRRKSSISSNEISTNRLTTSTSHGTNTISGNDSTTRKLKESIDLNRREFGNCNSLVDPSKPTYSIDNIKTDYSANDKSSVPRSIVNNQNDPENVGDATATASTTGIMNGKIGNQTNKETSIL
- a CDS encoding uncharacterized protein (similar to Saccharomyces cerevisiae YBR196C-A | putative protein of unknown function) codes for the protein MTEIKQKLTSTSLLLSKSVQTVPISEIQLSNSFIYNTTNTNNIGKDLPFDLKNNSTLLFTQENLYSDTNTNCSTDSTTSSRRSSQISTVSSVFSVDMPTNDVKRFYSKSINNDKKETKGGKQEKYKKNEYYYEKKNNSILPMDLSNITFDTDVGNNNSTTSIDLGQKNLSLNEQRIIKNLLDCLDTQQLLKMIYAAPAVVPSKYDHVDSNDYNQNKRDYTGWLETPSCCNLDRKI